The Saxibacter everestensis genome has a window encoding:
- a CDS encoding ABC transporter permease: MRRNTSLGLKVFGAIVGVLLILPTLVVVPMSFSSSAFLSFPPKGLSLEWYRVFFTDPVWMTAVGQSLQIAVCTTILAIVLGIMTSLALIRGRFHGKSGVQALILSPMIMPLVVLAVGLFFVYSDWKILGSLGGLVLAHTVVAYPLVYIAVSTSLQGLDQTLEQAASSLGAKKWFAFRTITLPLIAPGVLTGALFAFTTSWDELILSIFLSSPTVKTLPVVMWQQVQTELSPSLAVAATLVMFTTIVLILLAAWISTRRKVVKL, encoded by the coding sequence ATGCGACGCAATACATCTCTTGGACTGAAGGTTTTCGGTGCCATCGTCGGCGTCCTGCTGATCTTGCCGACGCTCGTCGTGGTGCCGATGTCATTCTCCTCGAGTGCATTTCTCAGTTTCCCGCCGAAGGGACTGTCGCTCGAGTGGTACCGGGTATTCTTCACCGATCCGGTCTGGATGACGGCGGTCGGGCAGAGTCTGCAGATCGCCGTCTGCACCACGATCCTGGCCATAGTGCTCGGCATAATGACCTCGCTTGCCCTGATCCGCGGCCGGTTCCACGGCAAGAGCGGCGTGCAGGCGCTGATATTGAGTCCGATGATCATGCCGCTCGTGGTCCTCGCGGTCGGGCTGTTCTTCGTATACAGCGACTGGAAGATTCTCGGTTCCCTCGGCGGCCTGGTGCTGGCCCACACAGTGGTGGCCTATCCGCTGGTCTACATAGCAGTGTCGACCAGCCTGCAGGGCCTTGATCAGACCCTGGAACAGGCAGCATCGAGCCTTGGCGCAAAGAAGTGGTTTGCGTTCCGGACGATAACGCTCCCGCTGATCGCTCCAGGCGTTCTCACCGGCGCGCTGTTCGCCTTCACCACAAGCTGGGACGAACTTATTCTGTCAATCTTCCTCTCCAGCCCGACCGTCAAGACGCTGCCGGTGGTGATGTGGCAACAGGTCCAGACAGAGCTGTCGCCATCCCTCGCCGTGGCGGCGACCCTGGTGATGTTCACGACAATCGTGCTGATCCTGCTTGCAGCGTGGATCAGCACCCGCAGGAAGGTAGTGAAACTGTGA
- a CDS encoding nucleoside deaminase: MPPPSGPTPESIITDADRNFLDLAIEQAQIGWEEGGVPIGAALVHDGEVLAVGRNRRVQMGSAIRHGETDAIERAGRLKASVYRNSVLYTTLSPCYMCAGTATLYEIPRIVIGENRSFQASEAWLASNGVQLDVVDDPTCIELMNRMMTERAEIWNEDIGEEA, encoded by the coding sequence GTGCCCCCACCCAGCGGACCGACACCCGAGTCGATAATCACCGACGCCGACCGGAATTTTCTGGACCTCGCCATTGAGCAGGCACAGATCGGTTGGGAAGAAGGGGGAGTCCCGATTGGTGCCGCCCTGGTCCATGACGGCGAAGTGCTTGCCGTCGGGCGTAACCGACGGGTGCAGATGGGCAGCGCCATCCGGCACGGCGAAACGGACGCCATCGAGCGCGCGGGTCGGTTGAAGGCCTCGGTCTACCGCAATAGTGTGCTCTACACGACGCTGTCGCCCTGTTATATGTGTGCCGGCACGGCCACCCTCTATGAGATCCCGCGCATCGTGATCGGCGAGAACCGTAGCTTCCAGGCCTCCGAGGCCTGGCTGGCATCCAACGGCGTGCAACTCGATGTCGTCGACGACCCGACCTGCATCGAGCTGATGAACCGGATGATGACGGAGCGGGCGGAGATCTGGAACGAAGACATCGGCGAGGAAGCGTGA
- a CDS encoding ABC transporter ATP-binding protein yields the protein MTETNSDGYGGALCLTDIRKSYGGQRGVESVSLDVRPGEFLTMLGPSGSGKTTTLNLIAGFIDADSGSITLDDRELAGIPPHRRELGVVFQQYALFPHMTAAENVGYALRVRGIKGAERSKLVGDALDLVQLGDYANRKPAELSGGQQQRVALARAFVFKPRLLLMDEPLGALDKKLREALQIEITRICRELGATVIYVTHDQEEALAMSDRIAIYNEGRIEQLGTAEDLYMRPNSLFVADFVGESTVLHGKYAEGSLTYHDQVLVTDATTAPIAEGSSAAVVLRPENLAVLPASSREQVPAGFNAIEATVTEWIYLGVAKKCLLKGRDGTTMTARVRSEVDTGSLRPGDPAIVAWDPAKSVVVPGDAQRTTNSQPDVVPNR from the coding sequence GTGACTGAGACAAACTCCGATGGGTATGGTGGAGCGCTGTGCCTCACCGACATTCGCAAATCGTACGGCGGCCAGCGTGGAGTTGAGTCGGTCAGCCTCGACGTCCGACCCGGCGAGTTCCTGACCATGCTCGGCCCGTCCGGATCGGGTAAGACGACGACGCTGAACCTGATCGCCGGCTTCATTGACGCGGACTCGGGGTCGATAACCCTTGACGACCGGGAACTCGCCGGCATCCCGCCACACCGACGCGAACTCGGCGTCGTGTTCCAGCAGTACGCCTTGTTCCCGCATATGACCGCAGCGGAGAACGTCGGCTATGCCCTGCGCGTCCGGGGCATCAAAGGCGCCGAACGGAGCAAGCTCGTGGGCGACGCGCTCGACCTCGTTCAACTGGGCGACTACGCCAACCGCAAACCCGCCGAACTATCGGGTGGGCAGCAACAGCGGGTGGCGCTGGCACGGGCATTCGTATTCAAGCCGCGCTTGCTGCTGATGGATGAGCCGCTCGGCGCCCTTGACAAAAAGCTCCGCGAAGCCCTGCAGATTGAGATCACCCGAATCTGCCGGGAGCTCGGCGCCACGGTCATCTATGTCACGCACGACCAGGAGGAAGCGCTGGCGATGAGTGACCGGATCGCGATCTACAACGAGGGCAGGATTGAACAGCTTGGCACGGCCGAAGACCTGTATATGCGGCCGAACTCGCTCTTCGTTGCGGACTTCGTCGGCGAATCCACCGTGCTGCACGGAAAGTACGCCGAAGGCTCGCTGACCTACCACGACCAAGTGCTTGTCACCGACGCCACAACGGCTCCGATAGCCGAGGGCTCCAGCGCGGCAGTGGTTCTGCGGCCAGAAAACCTCGCCGTCCTGCCGGCTTCCAGTCGCGAGCAGGTGCCGGCCGGATTCAATGCCATCGAAGCAACCGTCACCGAGTGGATCTATCTCGGTGTGGCGAAGAAATGCCTGCTGAAAGGCCGTGACGGTACAACGATGACGGCACGGGTCCGGTCTGAGGTCGACACCGGCTCGCTGCGTCCCGGAGACCCGGCGATTGTCGCCTGGGACCCGGCGAAGTCGGTTGTGGTCCCGGGCGATGCGCAACGTACGACAAATTCCCAGCCAGACGTAGTTCCCAACCGCTGA
- a CDS encoding D-2-hydroxyacid dehydrogenase, whose product MSELTLAVLVADQRPDLSGLADVEVRFAEAEQLPAALDGADAFLVWDFSARGIPQAWPRAAELRWMHVNSAGVDRVLTRQIAESNVVMTNARGVLDETIAEYVLGLVLAFAKDLPGTLSRQTEQVWQHRPTERLRGSKALVIGPGAIGRKIAKYLFALGLEVDAVGRTTRDGDPVFRTIHAQARLAEVAGDYDYLIVAAPLTPETRGLVNARVIAALPPNARLINVARGPIVDETALIEALRSGAISGAALDVCNEEPLPAGHPLWNCPNTIISPHMAGDFHGWRAALLDVFLTNLERFRMGQPLLNVVDKKSGYIS is encoded by the coding sequence TTGTCTGAACTGACGCTGGCCGTTCTGGTCGCGGACCAGCGGCCGGACCTATCCGGCCTGGCGGATGTCGAGGTTCGTTTCGCCGAGGCTGAGCAACTGCCGGCGGCGCTGGACGGCGCCGACGCCTTTTTGGTGTGGGACTTCTCCGCCCGGGGAATCCCGCAGGCATGGCCGCGTGCCGCGGAATTGCGCTGGATGCATGTGAACAGCGCCGGGGTCGACCGGGTGCTGACCCGGCAGATCGCCGAAAGCAATGTGGTGATGACGAACGCACGCGGGGTGCTCGACGAGACGATCGCGGAGTACGTGCTCGGCTTGGTCCTGGCCTTCGCCAAGGACCTGCCGGGCACCCTGTCCCGCCAGACTGAGCAGGTCTGGCAGCATCGTCCAACGGAACGGCTTCGCGGATCGAAGGCACTCGTGATCGGCCCGGGTGCGATCGGCCGGAAGATAGCGAAGTACCTTTTCGCCCTCGGTCTCGAGGTTGATGCGGTTGGCCGGACCACCCGTGACGGTGACCCGGTGTTTCGCACCATTCACGCGCAGGCCCGGCTTGCCGAGGTCGCAGGCGACTACGATTACCTGATAGTGGCCGCGCCGCTGACCCCCGAAACCCGTGGGCTGGTGAATGCCAGGGTGATCGCGGCGCTGCCGCCGAATGCGCGACTGATCAACGTCGCGCGCGGGCCGATAGTCGATGAGACAGCCCTGATCGAAGCGCTGCGCAGTGGCGCGATATCGGGTGCTGCGCTCGACGTATGCAACGAGGAGCCATTGCCGGCAGGCCACCCGCTGTGGAACTGCCCGAACACGATAATTTCACCGCATATGGCCGGAGACTTCCATGGCTGGCGTGCTGCGCTGCTCGATGTCTTTTTGACCAACCTCGAACGGTTCAGGATGGGCCAGCCGTTGCTGAACGTCGTCGATAAGAAGTCCGGCTACATTTCTTAG
- a CDS encoding MFS transporter — MSRQSPRAALPQEIWVLVSAAFVIAIGFGLVAPALPQYARSFGVGITAASALISAFALMRLCFAPLSGSLVQRLGERPVYLLGLGIVALSTGACALAGEYWQLLLFRALGGIGSTMFSVSALGLLIRMSPPEGRGRVSGLYATSFLLGSISGPLIGAALIGFGLRVPFVIYAIALVIAAGVVFFSLRGSSFAARDSAVDTVRMPLRAALGTSAYRAALSSNFANGWTVMGVRVAMVPLFVVEALQQPAGVAGIALTVFALGNAAVMFQSGRLSDRFGRKPFILSGLLVSGLATIAVGFTGNIVAFLALTLIAGFGSGLLTPAQQASVADVIGQKARGGQVLATFQMVADVGAIVGPIVAGLLAEAFSYGVAFAASGVIMLLAAVGWLFAPDTVDRNNGG, encoded by the coding sequence ATGTCTAGGCAGTCGCCGCGGGCTGCGCTGCCGCAGGAAATCTGGGTACTGGTCAGCGCCGCCTTCGTCATCGCGATAGGTTTCGGCCTCGTCGCGCCGGCCCTGCCGCAATATGCCCGGAGCTTCGGAGTCGGCATCACTGCGGCCAGCGCGCTGATCAGCGCCTTCGCACTCATGCGGCTCTGCTTCGCCCCGCTCAGTGGATCACTTGTCCAGCGGCTAGGAGAGCGCCCGGTCTATCTGCTGGGGCTCGGCATCGTCGCCCTCTCCACCGGCGCCTGCGCACTGGCAGGCGAGTACTGGCAACTGCTGTTGTTCCGCGCCCTGGGTGGAATCGGATCCACCATGTTCAGCGTGTCCGCTCTAGGCCTGCTCATCCGGATGAGCCCGCCCGAGGGCCGCGGCAGAGTCTCCGGTCTCTACGCAACCAGCTTCCTGCTCGGCAGTATCAGCGGCCCGCTGATCGGCGCCGCGCTGATCGGGTTCGGCTTGCGGGTGCCGTTCGTGATCTACGCGATTGCCCTGGTGATAGCCGCCGGCGTGGTCTTCTTCAGCCTTCGGGGGTCGAGCTTCGCTGCCCGTGATTCCGCGGTGGATACCGTCAGGATGCCGCTACGTGCCGCGCTTGGGACTTCCGCTTACCGGGCTGCATTGAGCTCGAACTTCGCGAATGGCTGGACGGTGATGGGCGTCCGGGTTGCCATGGTTCCGCTTTTCGTCGTTGAGGCGCTCCAACAGCCTGCCGGGGTCGCGGGTATCGCGCTGACCGTGTTCGCGCTCGGCAACGCAGCGGTGATGTTTCAATCCGGCCGGCTCTCCGACCGCTTCGGGCGCAAACCATTCATTCTCAGCGGCCTGCTGGTTTCCGGCCTCGCCACCATCGCGGTCGGGTTCACCGGCAATATAGTGGCATTTCTGGCACTGACCCTGATCGCCGGATTCGGTTCGGGATTGCTGACTCCGGCGCAGCAGGCTTCTGTCGCCGACGTGATCGGGCAGAAGGCCCGCGGCGGACAGGTGCTGGCGACTTTCCAGATGGTGGCGGATGTCGGCGCTATCGTCGGTCCGATCGTTGCCGGGCTGCTTGCCGAGGCGTTTTCGTATGGAGTTGCCTTCGCCGCCTCGGGCGTCATCATGCTGCTGGCCGCGGTCGGCTGGCTCTTCGCCCCCGACACTGTCGACCGGAACAACGGAGGCTAG
- a CDS encoding ABC transporter substrate-binding protein: protein MNRQFDNRRAQHNRAFDRRQFLKFAGAAGAAGAGTLALGGCASTFGTQRENAVVFVSDGGEYQKAQRDFWLTPFQRLHPELRVTEDVPKSYARLKAMVGSENVLWDLMTATGDFGYGSDRDFLVDFTGRGLPLEQLMPDYTHESIVGHTMFSNVLAFRTDKFEGRKPEGWADFFDLDKFPGRRGLRNFPSGAVLEIALTADGVAPEDLYPLDFDRAFAKLDTIKDNTVFWTSGAQSAQLIADGEVSMTQVWNGRVYNLQKEGAPIEIQWNQHFIQADSLVVPRGANVEYAMELAKFCLSAENNAKLTEAIPYGPTNQESLKFINKAMIDHLPTSYLDIGINFDNEWLNAHRAEVDSRWQNWVRTA, encoded by the coding sequence GTGAATCGTCAATTCGACAACCGGCGTGCACAGCATAATCGAGCTTTCGACCGGCGCCAGTTCCTTAAATTCGCGGGGGCGGCGGGCGCGGCCGGAGCCGGCACACTGGCATTAGGCGGCTGCGCATCGACTTTTGGCACCCAGCGGGAGAATGCCGTGGTATTTGTCTCCGACGGAGGCGAATACCAGAAGGCTCAACGGGATTTTTGGCTGACGCCTTTCCAAAGGCTCCACCCGGAACTGCGGGTCACCGAGGACGTGCCCAAGAGTTACGCCCGGCTCAAGGCGATGGTCGGCAGTGAGAACGTGCTGTGGGACCTGATGACCGCCACGGGTGACTTCGGCTACGGCAGCGACCGGGACTTTCTCGTCGACTTCACCGGCCGGGGGTTGCCACTTGAGCAGTTGATGCCGGATTACACCCACGAATCGATCGTCGGCCACACGATGTTCTCGAATGTGCTGGCCTTCCGCACCGACAAGTTCGAAGGGAGGAAGCCCGAGGGATGGGCCGACTTCTTCGACCTGGACAAGTTCCCCGGACGACGCGGACTACGGAACTTTCCTTCCGGTGCCGTGCTCGAGATTGCACTCACCGCGGACGGCGTCGCACCGGAGGATCTGTATCCGCTCGATTTCGACCGGGCCTTCGCCAAGCTGGACACGATCAAGGACAACACGGTGTTCTGGACCTCCGGAGCGCAGTCGGCGCAGCTGATCGCCGACGGCGAAGTGAGCATGACCCAGGTGTGGAATGGCCGGGTGTACAACCTGCAAAAGGAGGGTGCGCCGATCGAGATCCAGTGGAATCAGCACTTCATTCAGGCCGATTCTCTCGTCGTTCCGCGAGGCGCAAACGTCGAGTACGCGATGGAACTGGCTAAGTTCTGTCTCTCGGCAGAGAACAACGCCAAGCTGACAGAGGCGATTCCTTATGGGCCGACCAACCAGGAGTCATTGAAGTTCATCAATAAGGCGATGATCGATCACCTGCCGACCAGCTACCTGGACATCGGCATCAATTTCGATAACGAGTGGCTCAATGCGCACCGAGCCGAAGTGGATTCCAGATGGCAGAATTGGGTGAGGACGGCATGA
- a CDS encoding GntR family transcriptional regulator, with protein MKGLDSVAPMRAQGTADLIADQLRERILDGSFAAGEPINEVHLAARLEMSRGPVREAVQRLVQEGLLTSVRNRGTSVVQLGQADIADIYQGRAAVEREAARVVINREHSELLTALDGVILQMRAALKGRSWGEVARADLKFHQTIVDAAQSRRLSKMFSTLVVETLLCIHMFENIYDPPEGIVAQHQRLIDLLRAGDEAAYLSEIDWHLKNSVKTLSAAEPTAN; from the coding sequence ATGAAGGGACTGGATAGCGTGGCGCCGATGAGGGCGCAGGGCACCGCTGACCTTATTGCCGACCAGCTGCGTGAACGAATCCTTGACGGAAGTTTCGCCGCCGGCGAGCCAATCAATGAGGTGCATCTCGCCGCGCGACTCGAAATGAGCCGTGGGCCGGTGCGTGAGGCGGTTCAGCGACTGGTCCAGGAAGGCCTGCTGACATCTGTCCGTAACCGGGGTACCTCGGTTGTGCAGCTCGGACAGGCGGATATTGCCGATATCTACCAGGGGCGCGCTGCGGTTGAACGCGAGGCCGCCCGGGTCGTGATCAATCGCGAGCATTCGGAGCTGCTGACAGCCCTCGACGGCGTCATCCTTCAGATGCGGGCGGCACTCAAAGGCCGGAGCTGGGGCGAGGTCGCCCGGGCAGACCTGAAGTTTCATCAGACCATCGTGGATGCCGCGCAGAGCCGCAGGCTGAGCAAGATGTTCTCCACGCTCGTGGTGGAGACACTGCTGTGCATCCACATGTTTGAGAACATCTACGATCCTCCCGAAGGCATCGTCGCGCAGCATCAGCGGTTGATCGATCTGTTGAGAGCAGGTGACGAAGCGGCGTACCTGAGCGAAATCGACTGGCATTTGAAGAACTCGGTGAAGACGCTTTCTGCGGCGGAACCCACCGCGAACTGA
- a CDS encoding ABC transporter permease: protein MAELGEDGMSSGANTTRKQVLEGHASWNVLIWPALIFMAALFLLPFIQTAVRSLTDPGPENYGIFLSDPIYLRSLLTTFTTAIIVTVVALLIAYPYAYLMYRATPRMAGVLTLLVMLPFFTSLLVRTYAWTVWLQQTGIINSALLNLGIIESPLALMRNTLGVAIGMTHSLLPFMVFPIYASMRRVPPNLMPAARSLGANNPLAFRTVFMPLTTPGIVSGCLIVFVMSLGYYVTPALLGAPDNAMLSELVVNQVEQQIEFGTGSAIGMVLLLVTLIVLFIGTRVVRFKDIVTGGR from the coding sequence ATGGCAGAATTGGGTGAGGACGGCATGAGCAGTGGCGCAAACACCACGAGAAAACAGGTGCTTGAAGGGCACGCCAGCTGGAATGTGCTGATCTGGCCAGCGCTGATCTTTATGGCCGCGCTGTTCCTGCTGCCATTCATTCAGACCGCGGTCCGCTCGCTGACCGATCCTGGTCCGGAAAACTACGGCATCTTCCTCAGCGATCCGATTTACCTCAGATCGCTGCTGACCACCTTCACAACCGCGATAATCGTGACTGTCGTCGCACTGCTGATCGCCTATCCGTACGCGTACCTGATGTATCGGGCGACGCCGAGAATGGCCGGGGTACTCACGCTCCTCGTCATGTTGCCGTTCTTCACCAGTCTCCTGGTGCGCACCTACGCCTGGACGGTGTGGTTGCAGCAAACCGGCATCATCAACTCGGCCCTGCTGAATCTGGGAATCATCGAGTCACCATTGGCGCTGATGCGGAACACGCTCGGAGTCGCGATCGGGATGACGCATTCGCTGCTGCCATTCATGGTGTTCCCGATCTACGCCTCGATGCGCCGGGTGCCGCCGAATCTTATGCCGGCCGCTCGCAGCCTCGGCGCCAATAACCCCCTGGCCTTCCGGACTGTGTTCATGCCGCTGACGACGCCGGGCATCGTTTCCGGTTGCCTGATCGTATTCGTGATGTCGCTGGGCTACTACGTCACGCCGGCTCTGCTCGGGGCGCCGGACAACGCCATGCTCTCCGAGCTGGTGGTGAACCAGGTCGAACAACAAATCGAGTTCGGCACCGGTTCGGCGATTGGCATGGTGTTGCTGCTGGTGACCCTGATCGTGCTGTTCATCGGGACCCGGGTGGTCCGGTTCAAAGACATAGTGACAGGAGGCCGCTAA
- a CDS encoding haloacid dehalogenase type II, translating to MSTKPVVTFDCYRTLVDFDLNRATLPIVRDRLDEVGVDHEEFLDNLRVMRFQAVAQPYQRYADIVKQTLEICMLLHGVQFRDDDFEQLMAEAKKFPAFPEVPEALRRLRAGGYELAIITNSDDDLIPYHVANIGVDFDYVVTAEQAGAYKPREQAFEHLFDVLPQSLDQITHAAQGWEYDIMPAKKYGIRRVWVNRYGRKGSSVYQPYDEISDLSGLPPLLGV from the coding sequence ATGAGCACAAAACCTGTCGTCACATTCGACTGCTACCGGACCCTGGTCGACTTCGACCTGAACCGGGCAACCCTGCCGATTGTGCGTGACCGGCTCGACGAAGTAGGGGTTGACCACGAGGAATTCCTGGACAACCTTAGGGTCATGAGGTTTCAGGCTGTGGCTCAGCCGTACCAGCGGTACGCTGACATCGTGAAGCAGACCCTCGAAATCTGCATGCTGCTTCATGGCGTGCAGTTCCGGGACGATGACTTCGAACAGTTGATGGCGGAAGCAAAGAAGTTCCCCGCGTTCCCTGAGGTGCCGGAAGCGCTCAGGCGCTTGCGGGCCGGTGGATATGAGCTGGCGATCATCACGAACAGCGATGACGACCTGATTCCGTACCACGTCGCGAACATCGGGGTCGACTTCGACTACGTCGTGACTGCGGAGCAAGCAGGAGCATACAAGCCGCGCGAACAGGCGTTCGAACACCTCTTTGACGTACTGCCGCAGAGCCTTGACCAGATTACGCATGCCGCGCAGGGCTGGGAGTACGACATCATGCCGGCGAAGAAATACGGTATTCGGCGCGTATGGGTGAACCGTTACGGCCGGAAGGGAAGCTCCGTTTACCAGCCGTATGACGAGATCAGTGACTTGTCCGGGCTTCCGCCGCTGCTGGGCGTGTGA
- a CDS encoding alpha/beta fold hydrolase: protein MVFLHAFPLNGQMWDPVRAELPVGLRTLALDFPGFGDRPAFDSDTPPGIASLADLAIGQIEALTDRPAVLVGLSLGGYVMGELVGRRPDLVAGLVFADTRLSADAPAEQPRREAMAGQVLADGHVGSLLTDYLPACMGQTTFAQRPAVVDRAKRLILQASPAGAAWTFRAMSARVDTSGAVRDSGLPGCLIVGAEDALCTADDRRLISDALRGGPVLEIPRAGHYSAMEDPHGFASRLVLFLQNTYATGVRTHG from the coding sequence GTGGTGTTTTTGCACGCCTTTCCGCTGAACGGGCAGATGTGGGATCCAGTGCGCGCCGAGCTTCCGGTCGGCCTCCGGACCCTGGCGCTCGACTTTCCGGGATTCGGCGATAGGCCCGCCTTCGACAGTGACACGCCGCCGGGCATCGCTTCGCTCGCGGATCTGGCCATCGGGCAGATCGAGGCCCTCACCGACCGTCCGGCCGTGCTGGTCGGCCTGTCGCTCGGTGGTTACGTGATGGGCGAACTCGTGGGCCGGCGGCCGGACCTGGTTGCAGGCCTGGTCTTCGCCGATACCAGGCTGAGCGCCGATGCCCCGGCAGAGCAACCACGGAGGGAGGCGATGGCCGGGCAGGTCCTCGCCGACGGACATGTGGGCTCGCTGCTGACCGACTACCTGCCGGCCTGCATGGGGCAGACGACGTTCGCCCAGCGGCCCGCCGTCGTCGACCGCGCCAAGCGGCTGATCCTGCAGGCGAGCCCCGCCGGTGCCGCGTGGACATTCCGGGCGATGTCGGCGCGCGTGGACACCAGTGGCGCGGTGCGCGATTCGGGACTGCCCGGTTGCCTGATCGTCGGCGCCGAGGATGCGTTATGCACCGCCGACGATCGACGGCTGATCAGTGACGCATTGCGGGGCGGTCCCGTGCTCGAGATCCCGCGGGCCGGACACTACAGCGCCATGGAAGACCCACACGGGTTCGCATCCCGGCTGGTCTTGTTCCTGCAGAACACCTATGCCACCGGAGTGCGCACACACGGCTGA
- the codB gene encoding cytosine permease, with translation MSEPGASPRPGTDSGSGPGAVGEPNAAVATGPGGSGSGRAIDPDYPVTPVPSTARKSFFSIAVVLLGFTIFTPTMLAGAAIAPAFSFAQLSLIVLVGSMILGGYVALMGWVGARTGLTTVVMARYSFGLGGAKLASILLGGTQVGWYGVVIGTIGDMTAQAFGWESWGARAAVMIVTSALMCATAYYGYRGMYWVSLVSTPLILILAVWVVFRSLQEVGGIDGLLAVAPTTSMSVTVAITTVVGTFASAGSQAPNWTRFARTGRQAIWACIIGFLIGNGLMIYFGAIGAITFGEGDFVLVLYQLGLVAWGLVLLFGNLWKSNADTAYAFGVAGAELFNRPHKGPFVIAGSIIATVLALTGVQNHLVGYLGLLGTFIPPLGGVIIGDFLARWRGGIPAAEKYQPPKVCWHNIGIYVLASAIAYVSGLLSLGIPALTGIVVALVLSYGVGRLPGGRASGRAERWHNR, from the coding sequence GTGAGCGAGCCGGGCGCCTCCCCGCGACCGGGTACGGATTCCGGCTCCGGGCCGGGCGCGGTCGGGGAGCCGAACGCCGCGGTTGCCACCGGCCCGGGTGGCAGCGGTTCCGGCCGGGCGATCGACCCGGATTACCCGGTCACCCCGGTGCCATCGACGGCACGCAAGTCGTTCTTCTCGATAGCGGTCGTGCTGCTCGGATTCACGATCTTCACGCCGACCATGCTGGCCGGTGCGGCCATCGCACCTGCGTTCAGCTTCGCCCAGCTGTCGCTGATTGTGCTGGTCGGATCCATGATCCTTGGCGGCTACGTCGCGCTGATGGGGTGGGTCGGCGCCCGCACTGGACTGACAACCGTGGTCATGGCGCGGTACAGCTTCGGACTGGGTGGCGCGAAGCTGGCGTCAATCCTGCTCGGCGGGACTCAGGTCGGCTGGTACGGAGTCGTCATCGGCACGATCGGCGATATGACAGCCCAGGCCTTCGGCTGGGAATCCTGGGGTGCGCGAGCCGCCGTGATGATCGTGACCAGCGCGCTGATGTGCGCCACGGCGTATTACGGCTACCGCGGGATGTACTGGGTTTCGCTGGTGTCCACGCCGCTAATCCTGATCCTCGCCGTCTGGGTGGTCTTTCGCTCACTCCAGGAAGTCGGCGGTATCGACGGTCTGCTCGCCGTTGCGCCGACGACATCGATGTCGGTAACCGTCGCCATCACGACGGTGGTCGGGACGTTCGCCTCGGCCGGTAGCCAGGCGCCGAACTGGACCCGGTTCGCCCGCACCGGCCGACAGGCGATCTGGGCTTGCATTATCGGCTTCCTGATCGGCAACGGCCTGATGATCTACTTTGGCGCCATCGGCGCGATCACCTTCGGTGAAGGCGATTTCGTTCTCGTGCTGTACCAGCTCGGTCTGGTCGCCTGGGGTCTGGTGCTGTTGTTCGGCAATCTCTGGAAGTCCAACGCAGACACGGCCTACGCCTTCGGGGTGGCCGGCGCCGAGCTGTTCAACCGTCCGCATAAGGGACCGTTCGTGATCGCCGGCTCGATTATCGCCACGGTGCTGGCCCTGACCGGCGTGCAGAATCACCTCGTGGGTTATCTCGGCCTGCTCGGAACCTTCATTCCGCCGCTGGGCGGCGTCATCATCGGCGACTTCCTGGCGCGGTGGCGCGGCGGGATTCCGGCTGCTGAAAAGTACCAGCCGCCGAAGGTCTGCTGGCACAATATCGGCATCTATGTGCTCGCCAGCGCGATCGCCTACGTCTCGGGCCTGTTGAGCCTCGGCATCCCTGCGCTGACCGGCATCGTCGTCGCGCTGGTGCTGTCGTATGGCGTGGGCCGCTTGCCGGGCGGCCGAGCAAGCGGTCGCGCTGAGCGCTGGCATAATCGGTGA